The following coding sequences lie in one Saccopteryx bilineata isolate mSacBil1 chromosome X, mSacBil1_pri_phased_curated, whole genome shotgun sequence genomic window:
- the NUP62CL gene encoding nucleoporin-62 C-terminal-like protein isoform X1, with protein sequence MMFTSISNVSVSTAATWCSPTPSTSTTTTITTDTTTTTNTAINDLIFSQELTSTCINKTVPVGFASTPFTSTVNSILTPVMTCYQLDDIINKWNLVLEEDKETHFLYQATHISAWDHALTENDEITILHGEVEEVKLYQKSLEQDLDFVLLQQKELKSLLIPLEESLNDQSGSVYLKYADNECEKLYKLAENIDVQLKQMAQDLKDITEQLNIFEKPADTTEPLQQICRILTAHMDSLHWINQNSGLLQSKMEEIAQVFQHHLENKTVT encoded by the exons CTACACCATCAACAAgtaccactaccaccatcaccactgacaccaccaccaccactaacaCAGCCATTAATGACCTGATCTTCAGTCAAGAGCTGACATCAACTTGTATTAATAAGACTGTTCCAGTTGGGTTTGCCTCTACACCTTTTACTTCGACTGTTAA ttCGATCCTAACTCCTGTGATGACATGTTATCAACTGGATGATATCATAAACAAATGGAACCTTGTGTTAGAGGAGGATAAAGAGACACACTTTTTGTACCAGGCCACTCATATCAGTGCTTGGGACCATGCATTGACTGAGAATGATGAG ATTACTATTTTACATGGAGAAGTGGAAGAAGTGAAACTATATCAAAAAAG CCTGGAACAAGATTTGGATTTTGTCCTATTGCAGCAAAAGGAACTAAAATCTCTCTTGATCCCTTTAGAGGAGTCTTTGAATGACCAGAGTGGGTCTGTTTATCTGAAGTATGCAGATAACGAGTGTGAGAAGCT TTACAAATTAGCAGAAAATATAGATGTTCAGCTGAAACAAATGGCCCAGGATCTCAAGGACATTACTGAGCAactgaatatatttgaaaaaccTGCTGACACTACTGAGCCG CTCCAGCAGATCTGCAGAATTCTGACTGCTCATATGGACTCTCTACACTGGATTAACCAGAATTCAG GATTGCTGCAAAGCAAGATGGAAGAGATAGCACAGGTTTTCCAGCATCATCTTGAAAACAAGACTGTAACATAA
- the NUP62CL gene encoding nucleoporin-62 C-terminal-like protein isoform X2 encodes MMFTSISNVSVSTAATWCSPTPSTSTTTTITTDTTTTTNTAINDLIFSQELTSTCINKTVPVGFASTPFTSTVNSILTPVMTCYQLDDIINKWNLVLEEDKETHFLYQATHISAWDHALTENDEITILHGEVEEVKLYQKSYKLAENIDVQLKQMAQDLKDITEQLNIFEKPADTTEPLQQICRILTAHMDSLHWINQNSGLLQSKMEEIAQVFQHHLENKTVT; translated from the exons CTACACCATCAACAAgtaccactaccaccatcaccactgacaccaccaccaccactaacaCAGCCATTAATGACCTGATCTTCAGTCAAGAGCTGACATCAACTTGTATTAATAAGACTGTTCCAGTTGGGTTTGCCTCTACACCTTTTACTTCGACTGTTAA ttCGATCCTAACTCCTGTGATGACATGTTATCAACTGGATGATATCATAAACAAATGGAACCTTGTGTTAGAGGAGGATAAAGAGACACACTTTTTGTACCAGGCCACTCATATCAGTGCTTGGGACCATGCATTGACTGAGAATGATGAG ATTACTATTTTACATGGAGAAGTGGAAGAAGTGAAACTATATCAAAAAAG TTACAAATTAGCAGAAAATATAGATGTTCAGCTGAAACAAATGGCCCAGGATCTCAAGGACATTACTGAGCAactgaatatatttgaaaaaccTGCTGACACTACTGAGCCG CTCCAGCAGATCTGCAGAATTCTGACTGCTCATATGGACTCTCTACACTGGATTAACCAGAATTCAG GATTGCTGCAAAGCAAGATGGAAGAGATAGCACAGGTTTTCCAGCATCATCTTGAAAACAAGACTGTAACATAA